GCATTACCCACCACTGGCTCGAGAATTACCCCGGCAATGCTGTCAGGATTTTCCACGAACAGAGCTTTAACCGCCTCTAGATCGTTATAAGGAGCAGTCAATGTTGCTTTAGTTGTGTTACTGGGCACCCCAGGGGAATCCGGTAAACCGAGGGTCGCCACCCCAGAACCAGCTTTGACCAAGAACATATCGGCGTGGCCGTGGTAACAACCCTCAAATTTAATGATTTTTTCCCGTCCAGTGAAGGCCCGCATCAAGCGCAAAACGGACATACAGGCTTCGGTACCGGAGTTGACAAACCGTACCATTTCAATGCTAGGCACAGCATCAATGACCATTTCCGCCAGTACGTTTTCCTGGGCACAGGGAGCACCAAAACTGGTGCCTTTATCCAAAGCTTGTTTGAGGGCGCTGATTACATCGGGGTGAGCGTGGCCACAAATGGCCGGCCCCCAGGTACCCACATAGTCAATGTATTGATTACCATCTACGTCCCAAATCTGAGCCCCTTCTACTCGGTCAAAAACAATGGGCTGGCCGCCGACGGACTTGAAAGCTCTTACCGGGGAACTGACACCACCGGGCATTAAATGTTGAGCGGCGGCAAAAATCTCTTCTGATTTAGTGGTAATAAAAGGGGTTGCGTTAACCAATTCGCGTCTCCTTAGGGTGTAAAGACTGGCTATGGGAATTTATTGAACCTGTGCCCACATCAAAAAAACAGACGGGGAGAACTCCACTCTACAGAATTTTGGTGCTCCATTGAACAAACTTCTGACACACTAGCTGGGAACCTAGAGTCCTTGGTGAGAGTTTGGGCAATTTATAGCTGTTAACCTCCATTTGTTTGGGCCAAGACTCTGAGAGCCCGTTTTAAACGCCCCCCTGACCCCCCAGATTTTGGGGGAAACTGAGTGACAGTCCCCCAGTATTGCGGTCGCTTTAGTGGGTCAATTTGGGGGGCGGAGTAAAACTTTCCAAACACGTTCTGAGGCGCGGGGAAATTTTCAGATTTTCTGTACCGGGAAACAGGGAAAAATCGCTAGCGTAGAAGCAGGTAATAAATTTGGCCGTCGTCACTCATCAAACCGGCTCGATCGCCAGGAGTTTGGCCAGTGCCCATGAAAATATCCACCCGACCGGGGCCTTTGATGGCACTGCCGGTATCCTGATCCACCACAAAACGACTAACGTTGACTTTTTGACCCTGACAATCGGGAATGGGAGCCGCTAAAACGGCGATCGCCCCTGGAGGCATAAGGAATTTATCGGTGGCAATGGAACGCTCGGCAGTAACTGGCACCCCAATACTGCCCTTGGCGGGGGTGCTGGCGGAGGTTTCCTTAAAGAAAATTAGACGATTATTGCGGGGGATAAAACGACTTAGTTCGCTGGGATTTTGCTCAAAATAGTCGATTAACTTAGGCAAAGTAACCTCCCCAGGCTGGAAAATTCCCTCTTGGATGGTTTCCTTCCCTAAACTTACGTAGGGATAATCCGTCGCTCCAGCAAAGGCCACGGAACTTTGGCCTCCCCCCACCCAGTTGATTTTGGCAGAACCCTGTACCTGGATTAGATAGGCATCTAGACGATTACGGAACCAAGCAATTTCCCGTCCCTGTAACTGACTTGATTTGCCTAAACCATCCATACCTTCCAAGTCAGCCCTAGTGGGGTGGGGCTTAGACCAACGAGAAAAATTATTGGGCAAACCATAAATGGGATAACGATATTCGGCAGTGCGTTGACGACTGGCGGTATAAACTGGTTCAAAATAACCAGTGAAATGGACTGTGCCCTTGCCATCGTTACCGATCGCCTGATAAAACTGAAATTCCCTGGCAACAGCGGTCTGGAGAGCTTCGGGACTGGGAGACTGTTGCAACAAAGTTTTAAATCGCTGGAGGGAACGGGTTACCCGCTCTCTGGTCACCCCCGGTACAGAGTAATTTTGATAAGCTCGGGCGGCGCTAGCAGTTTTTAAATAGCTCAAGCTATGGTCGATCGCCCGGAGCAAAGATTGTTTATCTCCCGCTGAGCAATGGTTCCCCCACAACTGTTCATCAAAACCCACCGTTGGCGTTAGATTTGCCCCCGTTACTGGCATTAATGGTCGCGACTGGGCCCTAAGACCACTGCCATGGAAGCCAAAAACCAACAGTAAAGCCAATAACGGGAAAAATTGCTTAATCATTTATTGCTTTGTTGAAATTACCTACCGCTGACGAAAGTTAAGTTTACCTGCTCCGTCGGGAATAGGGGATGGGAAACCACCAGCGCACAGACTAGCCCAGGGCCATATTTAGCTAAATACCATCATTAGGGACTTTTATTTATTAATTTTTAAGAAGAAAAATTGAGCGATTTTAATGGCTATGTCTGGGTATTTTTACCGAGATAAATTGTCCCAAAATCAAGAATGATAAGTTTATATAATGGTAGTCAAAACTATTTTAAAAATTTCCCCAAGTCTTGCTCCCTACCTAGATTACGTAAAAAATTAACTGTTTAGAAGCGTTTTTATACCTAGAGTCTAAATTGAGTGAACTAAGAATCTCTGTTAATCTGGAGGCAGTTTCAAGGGACAATTCAATGGTTACACTAGATAAAACTGCAACAAAAATCATTAAACTAAACTCCGGAGCAATCCCTGCCATTCAATCCGTCTTGGAGCAGGAAGCAATGGTCTTATTAGGTTTAGCCACTACCTATGTGCTAGTAGTCAATGGTGCTAGTCCCAGGGCAGTAGCCCAGTTGCGAGCCTTTAAGCAATTTGACAAAGACCAACCCCTAGGCATTCTCACCCGTGGCGATCGGGCCATGGATGTGGCAAAAATTCCCCCCGCCGCTAAAAAATTGATGGGTCTTTTTCCTTTGCCCATAACCCTCATTGTGGAAGCCCTGCCCAAATTAGACCCAGGTATTACCCAGGGCTTTCGGAATATTTTTATTGCCTGTCCCGATGCTTTTGTTTTCGATTTAGTGGGAGCAATGCCTTTTCCCTTGGTTTGTGCCACGGCTAAGGTAGGGGGAGAACCGGTGACTAGTTTTGAGGCGGCTAGTCGTTATTTCGAAGGGCAGGTGCCTTTAATTGGCGATGGTGGTCGATGCCGTTACGCCCGCCGGGGAACATTGATTGACTGTACTTTGCCGTTGCCCACCATTATGAATTTTGGTCCCATTTCCTTTGACGACCTGCGCCCCCTGATACCTGAAATCATTTTGCCTTCCCATCTGATGAAATAATTTTCCTTTACGCTGTTGTTTTGTCTGAAGTTCGGTGAATGGGTCAGAAATTGTTGGGGAGTATTTTACAAACCTAGTTTGGATAAAATTGTTGAGCTTATAAGGAATTGAATAGACAATCTGGTTTGGCTATTTTGCTTCAATTTCCCTAGTTTCTACTTTTTCAACTCTATGGCTCTTTCCCCCGCAGACGTTACCGTGGTCATTTTGGCTGGGGGCTTTGGCACCCGCATTAAGCAACAGTTACCAGATTTGCCTAAACCCTTAGCTCCCGTGGCGGGCCAACCTTTTTTAGATTGGCAATTGCGCTATCTACAACAGCAGGGTTTTCGGCGATCGCTCCTTTCTACGGGTTATCTGGCAGAAAAAGTGGCGGCCTATGCTCAAGATGCCGATATTGTTGACATGGCGATCGCCTGTGTGGCGGAAATGGAACCGTTGGGAACAGCGGGGGGATTTGTCAATGCGGTTAATCACCATGGTTTTAGAGAACTAACACCGGCTTGGCTCGTGCTTAACGGCGACTCGTTAATTGTGACGGATTATCGGGTTCTGTTGGCGGAGTTAGAGGATGACAGCGTTGATGGGGTAATTTTGGGCGTTCATGTGCCCGATGCTTCCCGTTTTGGCTCCTTAAAGGTTAATAGTCAAGGGGAATTGCTACAATTTGCAGAAAAGCAAGCCGGAGCCGGCGTGATTAATAGTGGGGTTTATCTCCTTGGCGATCGCCTGTTGGCCCGGTTTCCCGCCCACAGACCCTTAAGTTTTGAGTATGATGTGTTCCCCACATTGTTGGCCCAGGGAGCCAAAATCAAAGTCCATGCTGTGGAAGCTCCCTTTTTAGATATTGGCACCCCGGAAACATTAGCCCAGGCGGGGGAATTTATCCAATCCCTCGGTACGTTGAACCGAATTCAAGACCTAGACAAATAGCTTAAAATGAGAAGCTAACTGAGAAATTAACTAAGTTTTGTAAATTTTGGTTTGCGGGGGCGAGCGTCACGATGGGTAAACGGACAAGGCGGTTTTGGGCTTTAGCTTTTTCTTTGCTGATGGGGGCCCTGATTTATCTGGGCAATACACCGTCGGCCTTGGCTTTCACCGAGGAACAAAAGCTACTGTTGCAATCCTGGCGTTTGGTCAACCAATCCTATCTCGATGAAACCTTTAACCATCAAAATTGGTGGCTGTTGCGGGAGAAGTACGTTAAACGTCCCCTCCGGAACCGGGAAGAAACCTACACGGCGATCGAAGAAATGCTCGCTACCCTGGATGAACCCTTTACCCGCTTACTGCGTCCGGAACAGTACGGCAATCTCCAGGTGACCACCACTGGTGAGCTATCGGGGGTAGGTCTGCAAATCAACATCAACCCTGAAACCAACCAGTTAGAAATTATGGCCCCCCTGGCCGGTTCCCCTGCGGAGGAGGCCGGGCTGCAACCCCATGACCAAATTTTGGCGATCGACGGTGTAGATACCCAAACCCTGAGCTTAGACGAAGCAGCGGCCAGAATGCGGGGCCCAAAAAACACCAAAGTTTCCCTGGAAATTCTGTCAGCGGGCACCGAAGTACCCCAAGAATTTACCCTGACTCGGCAGTTAATTTCCCTCAGTCCGGTGGCGGCCCAATTGGACGATTCCCGCCCAGGTCAATCGGTGGGTTACATTCGCCTCAGTCAATTTAGTGCCAATGCCTATAAAGAAGTAGCCCACGCTCTGCATCAACTTGAGGAACAGGGGGCCGACGGTTATATCTTGGATTTGCGTAACAACCCCGGTGGCTTACTCCAGGCTGGTATTGACATTGCTCGGTTGTGGTTACCGGAAAGCACCATTGTCTACACCGTTAATCGCCAAGGCACCCAGGAAAGTTTCACTGCCAATGGAGAAGCGGCGACCGATCGCCCGTTGGTGGTGTTGGTCAACCAGGGTACTGCCAGTGCCAGCGAAATTTTAGCCGGAGCTTTGCAGGATAATCAGCGGGCCACTCTAGTGGGGGAAAAAACCTTTGGTAAGGGTTTGATTCAATCCTTGTTTGAACTATCCGATGGGGCCGGCATTGCCGTCACGGTGGCCAAATACGAAACCCCCCAACATCACGACATCCATAAACTGGGCATTATGCCCGATGAAGTGGTGGAGCAACCCCTGATTAGCTTTGCGGAAATTACTTCCCCCGCCGATGTGCAATACCAAGCCGCCTTAGATTTGCTCACCGGAGGAGTGGCAATCGCCCATAAATCTTCTTCAATTCCCGCCATGGCAACGGCTCACAAGCCCAACTAATCACCATTTGGACAAAACATCAGGAATTCTAATTAGAAAGTCCAAAAATTGTAATTTAAAAAACAGTCAATGGAGAGCATTGCCATAAGTAAAGGCATCCCCTGCGTGATAAGATTACCTTCAGAAAACAGATAGTTGCTGGGTTATCGCAGATTTTTCTCGCAACCAAATAACTGTAAATAATAACTGTCTCTGGGGCGACGGTAGGCTTTATATTGCCAAATTTCGCCCGTGGGAGAAAGCTAGGCTATTCAATGTTTATGGAGGACTGACCTAGATGGTACAAGCCAAAGCAGGGTTTAAGGCGGGCGTACAAGATTATCGCCTGACCTACTATACCCCCGACTACACCCCCAAGGATACCGACCTGCTCGCCTGCTTCCGTATGACCCCCCAACCGGGTGTACCTGCTGAAGAAGCCGCTGCTGCGGTGGCCGCTGAGTCTTCCACCGGTACCTGGACCACCGTTTGGACTGACAACCTAACTGACTTGGACCGCTACAAAGGTCGTTGCTATGACCTGGAAGCTGTTCCCAACGAAGATAACCAATATTTTGCTTTTATTGCCTATCCTCTAGATTTATTTGAAGAAGGTTCCGTCACCAACGTTTTAACCTCTTTGGTCGGTAACGTATTTGGTTTTAAGGCTCTGCGGGCCCTCCGTTTAGAAGATATTCGTTTTCCCGTTGCTTTAATTAAAACCTTCCAAGGCCCTCCCCACGGTATTACCGTTGAGCGGGACAAATTAAACAAATACGGTCGTCCTCTGCTTGGTTGTACCATCAAACCCAAACTTGGTCTGTCCGCCAAGAACTACGGTCGGGCTGTTTACGAATGTCTCCGGGGTGGTTTGGACTTCACCAAAGACGACGAAAACATCAACTCCCAGCCCTTCATGCGTTGGCGCGATCGTTTCCTCTTCGTTCAAGAGGCGATCGAAAAAGCCCAGGCTGAGACCAACGAAATGAAAGGTCACTACCTGAACGTCACCGCTGGCACCTGCGAAGAAATGATGAAACGGGCCGAGTTTGCCAAGGAAATTGGCACCCCCATCATCATGCATGACTTCTTCACCGGCGGTTTCACTGCCAACACCACCCTCGCTCGTTGGTGTCGGGACAACGGCATTTTGCTCCATATTCACCGGGCAATGCACGCCGTAGTTGACCGTCAGAAAAACCACGGGATCCACTTCCGGGTTTTGGCCAAGTGTC
The genomic region above belongs to Synechocystis sp. PCC 6803 substr. PCC-P and contains:
- a CDS encoding L-threonylcarbamoyladenylate synthase, which codes for MVTLDKTATKIIKLNSGAIPAIQSVLEQEAMVLLGLATTYVLVVNGASPRAVAQLRAFKQFDKDQPLGILTRGDRAMDVAKIPPAAKKLMGLFPLPITLIVEALPKLDPGITQGFRNIFIACPDAFVFDLVGAMPFPLVCATAKVGGEPVTSFEAASRYFEGQVPLIGDGGRCRYARRGTLIDCTLPLPTIMNFGPISFDDLRPLIPEIILPSHLMK
- a CDS encoding form I ribulose bisphosphate carboxylase large subunit codes for the protein MVQAKAGFKAGVQDYRLTYYTPDYTPKDTDLLACFRMTPQPGVPAEEAAAAVAAESSTGTWTTVWTDNLTDLDRYKGRCYDLEAVPNEDNQYFAFIAYPLDLFEEGSVTNVLTSLVGNVFGFKALRALRLEDIRFPVALIKTFQGPPHGITVERDKLNKYGRPLLGCTIKPKLGLSAKNYGRAVYECLRGGLDFTKDDENINSQPFMRWRDRFLFVQEAIEKAQAETNEMKGHYLNVTAGTCEEMMKRAEFAKEIGTPIIMHDFFTGGFTANTTLARWCRDNGILLHIHRAMHAVVDRQKNHGIHFRVLAKCLRLSGGDHLHSGTVVGKLEGERGITMGFVDLMREDYVEEDRSRGIFFTQDYASMPGTMPVASGGIHVWHMPALVEIFGDDSCLQFGGGTLGHPWGNAPGATANRVALEACVQARNEGRNLAREGNDVIREACRWSPELAAACELWKEIKFEFEAMDTL
- a CDS encoding nucleotidyltransferase family protein translates to MALSPADVTVVILAGGFGTRIKQQLPDLPKPLAPVAGQPFLDWQLRYLQQQGFRRSLLSTGYLAEKVAAYAQDADIVDMAIACVAEMEPLGTAGGFVNAVNHHGFRELTPAWLVLNGDSLIVTDYRVLLAELEDDSVDGVILGVHVPDASRFGSLKVNSQGELLQFAEKQAGAGVINSGVYLLGDRLLARFPAHRPLSFEYDVFPTLLAQGAKIKVHAVEAPFLDIGTPETLAQAGEFIQSLGTLNRIQDLDK
- a CDS encoding murein transglycosylase A, with protein sequence MIKQFFPLLALLLVFGFHGSGLRAQSRPLMPVTGANLTPTVGFDEQLWGNHCSAGDKQSLLRAIDHSLSYLKTASAARAYQNYSVPGVTRERVTRSLQRFKTLLQQSPSPEALQTAVAREFQFYQAIGNDGKGTVHFTGYFEPVYTASRQRTAEYRYPIYGLPNNFSRWSKPHPTRADLEGMDGLGKSSQLQGREIAWFRNRLDAYLIQVQGSAKINWVGGGQSSVAFAGATDYPYVSLGKETIQEGIFQPGEVTLPKLIDYFEQNPSELSRFIPRNNRLIFFKETSASTPAKGSIGVPVTAERSIATDKFLMPPGAIAVLAAPIPDCQGQKVNVSRFVVDQDTGSAIKGPGRVDIFMGTGQTPGDRAGLMSDDGQIYYLLLR
- the hemL gene encoding glutamate-1-semialdehyde 2,1-aminomutase translates to MVNATPFITTKSEEIFAAAQHLMPGGVSSPVRAFKSVGGQPIVFDRVEGAQIWDVDGNQYIDYVGTWGPAICGHAHPDVISALKQALDKGTSFGAPCAQENVLAEMVIDAVPSIEMVRFVNSGTEACMSVLRLMRAFTGREKIIKFEGCYHGHADMFLVKAGSGVATLGLPDSPGVPSNTTKATLTAPYNDLEAVKALFVENPDSIAGVILEPVVGNAGFILPDAGFLEGLRELTKEYGALLVFDEVMTGFRVSYGGAQARFGITPDLTTLGKVIGGGLPVGAYGGREEIMAMVAPAGPMYQAGTLSGNPLAMTAGIKTLEILQKPGSYEYLDKITKRLVDGLLAAAQDAGHEVCGGSISAMFGIFFAPGPVRNYEDAKLADTNKFARFHRGMLERGIYLAPSQYEAGFPSLAHTQEQIDQTIAVAKEVFATL
- the ctpA gene encoding carboxyl-terminal processing protease CtpA; translation: MGKRTRRFWALAFSLLMGALIYLGNTPSALAFTEEQKLLLQSWRLVNQSYLDETFNHQNWWLLREKYVKRPLRNREETYTAIEEMLATLDEPFTRLLRPEQYGNLQVTTTGELSGVGLQININPETNQLEIMAPLAGSPAEEAGLQPHDQILAIDGVDTQTLSLDEAAARMRGPKNTKVSLEILSAGTEVPQEFTLTRQLISLSPVAAQLDDSRPGQSVGYIRLSQFSANAYKEVAHALHQLEEQGADGYILDLRNNPGGLLQAGIDIARLWLPESTIVYTVNRQGTQESFTANGEAATDRPLVVLVNQGTASASEILAGALQDNQRATLVGEKTFGKGLIQSLFELSDGAGIAVTVAKYETPQHHDIHKLGIMPDEVVEQPLISFAEITSPADVQYQAALDLLTGGVAIAHKSSSIPAMATAHKPN